From a region of the Janthinobacterium sp. 61 genome:
- a CDS encoding phage tail length tape measure family protein has protein sequence MPDIAELGLSIDTRQLEQGAEAMDRLGVASESVEKKVDSATTAIDKLGKASADAKGKTAEGAAAVDAVGEAGARVVQKVDAATASIDAMGATATRIRTVFLGGSNTLDGFMGSSMGVWRSSEAAAAGIDSLGNATERTWKKQADYNGAMADTTRIMRQAADAARTLEESNHRMLMQLQREIDTFGMARGELERYRAAELGLGSAVQTKAAALGNSIDAMHREERAARDAAGAQDRAAAAGDRFIKSLQDQVATLGMTTQQLQTYRAAQLGVSDAAAPLINKLAETGEGAKKAGGHMEGFSFQSASAKRELLVLAHELSQGQFSRFGGSMMVLGEQTGAAGLLFSAAGLAALGLAAAIGTVVYAMVKGAGEQREMNNALISTSNYAGVTSDRLNEMAHAATEAGGSIREAKKVVTELAGTGKFTGDQIAYISEAVIALEHAGSSSIKKTIAEFESLAVQMTGNGARSTEAITRAALKLDDTYHFLTIEVYAHIRALEKEGDQKAASALATSEFAKATKDGAEQMAKNLGSVATAWHSVTEAIGEAMSAIGDFAKKGSLSKDVDSYGFRLSEFDRELKESNVRLGRAPDAISPEMDATRTKIVLGLTAAVEKLNIAEAEAIGKGKEQQDKSAMLHDLQRMQAADDKRKEEALGRLNVELEKNLKTEEKIRASKTNDPLLLAMIAPDAIEARRLATIKEYSKKPTAAKVDQAENTAMADHLARIQDDVNAEKANIDLLTKMNEMFHKAGRLGDEEYFKNKRDYAQATAAEEINGYTVQIAALRAHHSATAAEAAKHAKQINDLTGKRAAAEAQADKATQLLDTEEMLRKDALGEAAVKATNKEVNAINAQIAAVEEQIRAYGMLPAQKTALAVADLEEQKAALAGFENNDKVIDGINRKIEAMKRLGIVQGKASTQEQGGDVAKAKELLDILTAVDTATKSAAQGMAASFGAVGTAIGGLTTALSGYAVQQQAIAAQLAAATKDAYGDPTKVAKAQAAAAQQGAQAQIKSYGDMAGAAKGFFKENTAGYRAMEGAEKAYRAVEMAMAIESMVKKLFTVTAVTTATVGGEAAKAAAVQAGVATQLAADTVKGTSAAAVAVATQAQGDPYSAWIRMAAMAAAMAALGFAVSGGGGSDTTAKDRQAATGTGSILGDSSAKSESIAHSLAIMEKNSGLGLAHTISMDSSLKQMVAGIGNLSGLLARSGVTTAGGGAAAGVQTGTTTLGGSLGMAAGTLAGGVGGAALGTYLGMGMAAIGGPLGLAVGSVLGSVLGGVVSKLFNTSTSIKDQGITGKAMSLGNVDELGFIAQAYADVNTKKKVFGISYSSKDSTQTAALSDEMNDQFSMIISSMGQTIRSAADVLGLGGDAFNAKLNTFVVDLGKISLKDLKGEEQQKALETAFSKLGDDMAKFGVAGLQQYQAVGEGYLETLARVANDYMQVTDVLAVLGKSFNTTGLGAVALSESLIAAAGDLEKLTSGTSYFVENFLTEAERMAPITKSVNDAMGKLGQSGVSTVEQFKALVLAQDMNTAAGQAMYAQLIAIAEPFKKAADYAAELAAATGDFAAVAKTASEIASERRDLQSQYDELTMTSIQLREKERAAIAVSNLALYDSVIALKDKKSAEEAATAATQAAAAAASGLLSAVDAAFATLQTVVGREKTALAKANEIAAKAMQIRIDNETAALAKHKSLRDALKSSLDQMNVSGTMEDMGRASAQAQIAAVLASVKAGGALPDADTLKDALSSVTKDASDKFATYDDYLVDFYRTQNDIAALGKLTDFSLSVEQKTLDLLQAQKDASQVAYEAEVARLDGILETARSQIDVLKGIDTTSLSILQAIAGLASAMTAAQANSSVGALAGINNAYQAALGRAPEKAGMDYWGGLANSGTSIGDIVSGIKNSPEAQAQALYKSVMGRAGDAAGIDYWTNVLAGGSSIDQVRAAMMGSAEYQKLHSFDVGTNYLPSDMLAQVHEGERIIPAADNRELMARLSSPASNNDALAAEVRELRRENREMRAMMESHLYAIAKNTLNAADSLEGAANGDMPLTTKKVEETA, from the coding sequence ATGCCTGATATCGCCGAGCTTGGCCTTTCGATTGACACGCGCCAACTGGAGCAGGGAGCCGAGGCCATGGATCGCCTCGGCGTCGCCAGCGAGAGTGTCGAGAAGAAGGTCGACAGCGCGACGACGGCCATAGACAAACTTGGCAAGGCGAGCGCGGACGCCAAGGGTAAAACTGCGGAAGGTGCAGCCGCTGTCGATGCCGTGGGCGAGGCAGGCGCGCGCGTGGTCCAAAAGGTGGATGCGGCGACCGCTTCTATCGACGCGATGGGCGCCACTGCTACCCGCATCCGCACGGTATTCCTGGGCGGCAGTAACACGCTCGATGGGTTCATGGGCTCATCTATGGGCGTATGGCGTAGCAGTGAGGCCGCCGCCGCTGGGATTGATAGTCTCGGCAATGCCACCGAGCGAACTTGGAAGAAGCAGGCTGACTACAACGGTGCGATGGCCGACACGACCCGCATCATGCGGCAGGCCGCCGACGCAGCTCGGACCCTGGAAGAGTCCAATCACAGAATGCTGATGCAGCTGCAGCGCGAGATCGATACCTTCGGAATGGCACGCGGCGAACTGGAGCGCTATCGCGCCGCTGAATTGGGCTTGGGTAGCGCGGTCCAGACCAAGGCAGCGGCATTGGGCAATAGCATTGATGCCATGCATCGCGAGGAGCGGGCTGCCCGCGACGCCGCTGGCGCACAGGATCGGGCAGCAGCCGCTGGCGATCGTTTTATCAAGAGCTTACAGGACCAAGTGGCCACGCTGGGTATGACGACCCAGCAGCTACAAACCTACCGCGCGGCTCAGTTGGGTGTTTCCGACGCGGCTGCGCCGCTGATTAACAAGCTTGCCGAGACGGGTGAGGGCGCAAAAAAGGCAGGCGGCCACATGGAAGGATTTAGCTTCCAGTCGGCGAGCGCCAAACGTGAGTTGTTGGTGCTCGCGCACGAACTGAGCCAAGGACAATTCAGCCGCTTCGGCGGCTCGATGATGGTGCTGGGCGAGCAGACGGGCGCTGCGGGCTTGCTGTTTAGCGCCGCCGGTCTGGCTGCGCTAGGCCTGGCGGCCGCCATCGGCACGGTCGTTTATGCCATGGTCAAAGGCGCCGGCGAACAGCGTGAAATGAACAATGCCCTGATCTCGACCAGTAACTATGCAGGCGTGACCAGCGATAGGCTGAATGAGATGGCGCATGCGGCGACCGAGGCAGGAGGAAGTATCCGCGAGGCAAAGAAGGTCGTCACGGAGCTGGCTGGTACCGGTAAATTTACGGGCGACCAGATTGCCTATATCTCTGAGGCTGTGATTGCGCTTGAGCATGCGGGCAGTAGCTCCATTAAAAAAACCATTGCTGAATTCGAGTCACTGGCTGTGCAAATGACGGGCAATGGCGCGCGCTCCACGGAGGCAATTACCCGCGCCGCATTGAAGCTTGATGACACCTATCACTTCTTGACCATCGAGGTGTATGCGCATATCCGCGCCTTGGAAAAAGAAGGAGATCAGAAGGCTGCATCCGCCTTGGCAACGTCAGAATTTGCAAAGGCTACGAAAGACGGTGCTGAGCAGATGGCAAAAAATCTTGGGTCGGTGGCCACGGCTTGGCATTCTGTCACCGAGGCTATTGGAGAGGCAATGTCTGCGATTGGGGATTTTGCCAAGAAGGGCTCGCTATCTAAGGATGTGGATAGCTACGGTTTTCGCCTGAGTGAATTTGATCGCGAGTTAAAAGAAAGCAATGTTCGCCTGGGCCGGGCGCCGGATGCTATCTCGCCCGAAATGGATGCGACGCGTACCAAAATCGTCTTGGGATTGACCGCCGCCGTTGAAAAACTGAATATTGCCGAGGCCGAAGCTATTGGAAAAGGAAAAGAGCAGCAGGATAAATCCGCAATGCTGCACGATCTGCAGCGTATGCAGGCGGCTGACGACAAGCGCAAAGAAGAAGCCCTTGGTCGCCTCAACGTCGAGTTGGAGAAGAATCTAAAGACAGAGGAGAAGATTCGCGCCTCAAAAACCAATGACCCGCTTCTTTTGGCAATGATTGCCCCAGATGCCATAGAGGCGCGCCGCCTTGCGACTATCAAGGAATATTCCAAGAAGCCGACCGCCGCCAAGGTTGATCAGGCCGAAAACACGGCGATGGCCGACCATCTAGCCCGTATCCAAGACGATGTAAATGCCGAAAAGGCCAACATCGATCTGCTTACCAAGATGAATGAAATGTTCCACAAGGCCGGCCGTTTGGGCGATGAGGAATATTTCAAGAACAAGCGCGACTATGCCCAGGCCACAGCAGCCGAAGAGATCAATGGCTACACAGTTCAGATCGCCGCATTGCGCGCGCATCACAGTGCCACCGCCGCCGAGGCCGCGAAGCACGCCAAGCAGATTAATGACCTGACAGGCAAGCGCGCAGCCGCTGAAGCTCAGGCTGATAAGGCAACCCAATTGCTCGACACAGAAGAGATGTTGCGCAAGGACGCCCTTGGCGAGGCGGCAGTGAAGGCGACAAATAAGGAAGTCAATGCGATCAATGCCCAAATTGCCGCAGTGGAAGAGCAAATCCGCGCCTACGGCATGCTTCCGGCGCAAAAGACAGCTCTGGCTGTCGCCGACCTTGAAGAGCAAAAAGCCGCGCTGGCAGGGTTTGAGAACAACGATAAAGTTATCGATGGCATTAATCGCAAGATCGAAGCGATGAAACGCCTTGGCATCGTCCAAGGCAAGGCTTCGACGCAAGAGCAGGGCGGCGACGTGGCCAAGGCCAAAGAGTTGCTGGATATCCTGACGGCTGTCGACACCGCAACGAAGTCGGCAGCGCAAGGCATGGCGGCGTCGTTCGGCGCGGTCGGCACTGCCATTGGCGGACTGACGACAGCATTGTCCGGCTATGCCGTGCAGCAGCAGGCTATCGCTGCCCAGTTGGCCGCTGCGACTAAAGATGCCTATGGTGACCCGACCAAAGTCGCCAAGGCCCAGGCTGCTGCGGCCCAGCAGGGTGCCCAAGCGCAAATCAAGTCCTATGGCGACATGGCCGGCGCAGCCAAAGGATTCTTCAAGGAAAACACCGCAGGCTATCGAGCAATGGAAGGTGCTGAAAAAGCCTATCGCGCCGTCGAAATGGCTATGGCGATTGAATCAATGGTGAAAAAACTGTTCACCGTTACCGCCGTCACGACTGCCACGGTGGGTGGCGAGGCTGCGAAAGCGGCGGCGGTGCAGGCTGGCGTGGCCACGCAACTGGCTGCCGATACCGTCAAAGGCACGTCCGCAGCAGCGGTGGCAGTGGCAACCCAGGCGCAGGGCGATCCTTACAGTGCCTGGATTCGCATGGCTGCAATGGCGGCCGCGATGGCGGCCCTGGGCTTCGCCGTCTCTGGCGGTGGCGGATCGGATACGACGGCCAAGGACCGCCAGGCCGCCACCGGCACCGGTTCTATCTTGGGCGACTCGTCCGCAAAGTCGGAATCGATCGCGCACAGCCTGGCCATCATGGAGAAGAACTCCGGGCTGGGCCTAGCGCACACCATTTCGATGGACTCGTCCCTCAAGCAGATGGTGGCCGGCATCGGTAACTTGTCCGGCCTGTTGGCGCGCTCCGGTGTGACTACTGCTGGCGGCGGCGCCGCGGCTGGCGTGCAAACCGGCACGACCACGCTGGGCGGCAGCCTGGGCATGGCCGCTGGCACGCTGGCGGGTGGCGTCGGTGGCGCTGCACTCGGCACATACCTGGGAATGGGTATGGCGGCCATTGGCGGCCCGCTAGGCTTGGCCGTTGGGTCTGTGCTCGGTTCGGTGCTCGGTGGCGTTGTGTCGAAACTGTTCAATACATCGACATCGATTAAGGACCAAGGCATCACCGGCAAGGCCATGTCACTAGGGAATGTGGACGAGCTGGGCTTCATTGCTCAGGCCTACGCAGACGTCAATACGAAGAAAAAGGTGTTCGGCATCAGCTACAGCAGCAAGGACAGCACGCAAACCGCTGCGCTGTCAGACGAAATGAACGACCAGTTCAGCATGATCATCAGCAGTATGGGGCAGACCATCCGCAGCGCGGCCGACGTGCTGGGCTTGGGCGGCGATGCGTTCAATGCAAAGCTGAACACCTTCGTGGTCGACTTGGGCAAGATCAGCTTGAAAGACCTGAAGGGCGAAGAGCAGCAGAAAGCGCTGGAAACGGCGTTTTCCAAGCTTGGCGACGACATGGCCAAGTTCGGTGTGGCAGGCCTGCAGCAGTATCAAGCTGTAGGTGAGGGCTACCTGGAAACCTTGGCGCGTGTTGCCAATGATTACATGCAGGTGACCGACGTGCTGGCCGTGCTGGGCAAGTCGTTCAATACCACCGGCCTGGGGGCGGTGGCGCTGAGTGAAAGCCTGATCGCTGCGGCCGGCGATCTCGAAAAGCTGACCAGTGGCACCAGCTATTTCGTCGAGAACTTCCTGACGGAAGCGGAGCGCATGGCTCCGATTACCAAGTCGGTGAACGACGCCATGGGCAAGCTGGGGCAGTCGGGCGTGTCCACGGTCGAGCAGTTTAAGGCCCTGGTGTTGGCGCAGGACATGAACACGGCCGCTGGCCAGGCCATGTATGCGCAGCTGATTGCCATCGCGGAGCCGTTCAAGAAGGCGGCCGATTACGCGGCTGAGCTGGCGGCGGCCACTGGCGACTTTGCTGCAGTAGCAAAGACGGCCAGCGAAATCGCCAGCGAGCGGCGCGACCTGCAATCGCAGTATGACGAGCTGACCATGACGTCGATTCAGCTGCGCGAGAAAGAGCGTGCCGCCATTGCCGTCAGCAATCTGGCCCTGTACGACAGCGTGATTGCTCTCAAGGACAAAAAATCGGCAGAGGAAGCGGCGACGGCGGCAACGCAGGCGGCAGCCGCTGCTGCCTCGGGCCTGTTATCGGCGGTCGATGCGGCATTTGCCACACTGCAAACCGTGGTCGGCCGTGAGAAGACGGCGCTGGCCAAGGCGAATGAGATCGCGGCAAAGGCGATGCAGATCCGGATCGACAACGAAACGGCGGCGCTGGCGAAGCACAAGTCGCTGCGCGATGCGCTCAAGTCGAGTCTCGACCAAATGAACGTGTCGGGCACGATGGAGGATATGGGCCGTGCCAGCGCTCAGGCGCAGATCGCGGCAGTCCTGGCCAGCGTCAAGGCTGGCGGCGCGCTGCCTGATGCCGACACGCTGAAAGATGCGCTGTCAAGCGTGACGAAGGATGCTAGCGACAAGTTCGCCACCTACGACGACTACCTGGTCGATTTCTACAGGACGCAGAACGACATCGCGGCATTGGGGAAATTGACTGATTTCTCGCTGTCGGTCGAGCAGAAAACGCTGGATCTGCTTCAGGCGCAGAAAGATGCCAGCCAAGTGGCCTACGAGGCGGAAGTGGCGCGCCTGGACGGTATCCTGGAAACGGCGCGCTCGCAGATCGATGTGCTCAAGGGCATCGATACCACCTCGCTGTCGATCCTGCAGGCGATAGCAGGCCTGGCCAGTGCGATGACGGCAGCGCAGGCCAATTCGAGTGTGGGCGCATTGGCGGGCATCAACAATGCCTACCAGGCTGCGCTGGGCCGTGCGCCTGAAAAAGCTGGCATGGACTACTGGGGCGGCCTGGCCAACAGCGGCACGTCGATAGGCGATATCGTTTCCGGCATCAAGAATTCGCCAGAGGCGCAGGCGCAGGCACTCTACAAATCGGTGATGGGGCGAGCAGGCGACGCGGCCGGCATTGATTACTGGACCAATGTACTTGCCGGTGGCTCGTCCATCGACCAGGTGCGGGCCGCGATGATGGGCAGCGCCGAGTACCAGAAATTGCATTCGTTTGATGTGGGCACTAATTACTTGCCATCCGACATGCTTGCCCAGGTACACGAGGGTGAACGCATCATTCCCGCCGCCGACAACCGCGAGTTGATGGCGCGCCTGAGCAGCCCGGCGTCGAACAACGACGCGCTGGCTGCTGAGGTGCGTGAGCTGCGCCGCGAGAACAGGGAGATGCGCGCGATGATGGAGTCGCATCTGTACGCCATCGCCAAAAACACGCTCAACGCGGCCGACTCGCTAGAAGGCGCCGCGAATGGCGACATGCCGCTGACCACCAAGAAAGTTGAGGAGACTGCATGA